Proteins from a single region of Chryseobacterium sp. W4I1:
- a CDS encoding sensor histidine kinase — protein MKFGKENNLKRNIYFQLFFWTALFLFGTVRGYGDFSDEISAEIIIYNFCHWIFQIAGANFIYSILIRHFFDRKKYIAFSVYLIISLYIISVMNRIFIVYLAEPFFMDVPKDSLNRIFTDLGYLLIHYTFTIISGTFIFISVMFVIRYQDEKENTIKLQKEKAELELRSLKSQLNPHFLFNTLNNIYSLSLSNSEKTSESITRLSEILDYILYKGPNKEVLISEELSIIDDYMQLECLRYSEGRLKINKKSELNPAATIPPLIYLTLVENAFKHGAGKNMETTEIKIDVSYDSRYSVFRIENTCENNESYNADGIGLKNIERQLWHYYQDDFIFNVSKENHIFKVEIKTPAAL, from the coding sequence ATGAAATTCGGAAAGGAAAATAATCTGAAGCGGAATATCTATTTCCAGCTGTTCTTCTGGACAGCTCTTTTTTTATTCGGAACAGTGAGAGGTTACGGAGATTTTAGTGATGAAATATCTGCTGAGATCATCATCTATAATTTCTGTCACTGGATCTTTCAGATCGCTGGAGCCAACTTCATCTACTCTATTCTGATCCGCCATTTTTTTGACCGGAAAAAATACATTGCTTTCTCAGTTTACCTTATCATCAGTTTGTATATCATTTCTGTGATGAATAGGATTTTTATCGTATATCTTGCGGAACCTTTTTTCATGGATGTGCCGAAAGACAGTCTGAACCGTATTTTCACTGACCTTGGTTATCTTCTGATCCATTATACGTTTACGATCATCAGCGGGACTTTTATTTTCATTTCCGTAATGTTTGTGATTCGATATCAGGACGAAAAAGAAAATACAATCAAACTGCAGAAAGAAAAGGCAGAACTTGAACTAAGGTCTCTTAAATCCCAGCTGAATCCGCATTTTCTGTTCAATACCCTGAACAATATTTACTCTCTTTCGCTCAGCAATTCTGAAAAAACTTCGGAATCTATCACCCGTCTTTCTGAAATTCTGGATTACATTTTATATAAAGGTCCTAACAAGGAAGTCCTGATATCCGAAGAGCTTAGCATTATTGATGATTATATGCAATTGGAATGTCTCAGATACAGTGAAGGAAGGTTGAAGATCAATAAAAAATCCGAATTAAATCCTGCCGCCACCATTCCTCCTCTGATTTATCTGACCTTGGTAGAAAATGCTTTTAAACATGGTGCAGGAAAGAATATGGAAACAACAGAGATAAAAATTGATGTCTCTTATGACAGCAGATACTCAGTTTTCAGGATTGAAAACACTTGTGAAAATAATGAAAGTTATAACGCAGATGGAATTGGGCTCAAAAATATTGAAAGACAGCTATGGCATTATTATCAGGATGATTTTATATTCAACGTTTCAAAGGAAAATCATATTTTTAAAGTTGAAATCAAAACCCCAGCCGCATTATGA
- a CDS encoding helix-turn-helix domain-containing protein, whose product MFVEQRLLYSDYSIGQIADDLGFSDESHLSRQFKKHKGMTAAAFRKQLKN is encoded by the coding sequence ATATTTGTTGAACAGCGGCTGCTCTACAGTGACTATTCAATAGGACAAATTGCAGATGATTTAGGCTTTTCTGATGAAAGCCATTTAAGCAGGCAGTTTAAGAAGCATAAGGGCATGACAGCTGCTGCCTTCCGGAAGCAGTTGAAAAATTAA
- a CDS encoding acyltransferase has translation MPADQYSSERLYGLDHLRALAILMVLMYHYRAFKHPAWIDAIGRFGWTGVDLFFVLSGFLISGQLFTEIKRSGNISLKTFFIKRFFRIIPPYFFTLAVYFLFPFFREREALSSFLKFITFTQNYGLDIIHRGTFSHAWSLCIEEQFYLFLPLMLLVAVKAKVIRYTIFFSVFLIIFSLAARLILWKVYIVPLLDTEDFWKAWYMKIYYPTHTRLDSLATGVIVGYLMQYSSRFKNVVHNNGNRLLILGIMMLGITFWFCNDQVSQHASIFGFTFVAVSYGIILLSAVSRSSFLFRTKSYCTAQLAGLSYAVYLSHKGIIHMIQNALEWLGIDSSGNTGLLICLLGCIAGGLLYRLIIENPSSKLKYKILNKKSKT, from the coding sequence ATGCCTGCAGACCAATATTCTTCTGAAAGACTTTACGGCTTAGATCATTTACGAGCTCTGGCCATTCTAATGGTTTTAATGTATCATTACCGTGCATTTAAGCATCCCGCCTGGATTGATGCGATAGGAAGATTTGGGTGGACAGGAGTGGATCTTTTCTTTGTATTGAGTGGCTTTCTGATATCAGGTCAGCTGTTTACAGAAATTAAAAGAAGTGGAAATATCAGCTTAAAGACATTTTTTATCAAACGTTTTTTCAGGATCATTCCGCCTTATTTTTTTACGCTGGCTGTGTACTTTTTGTTTCCCTTTTTCAGAGAACGGGAGGCATTGTCTTCTTTCTTGAAATTCATCACTTTTACCCAGAATTATGGACTTGATATCATACATCGGGGAACATTTTCGCATGCATGGTCTCTTTGTATTGAAGAGCAGTTTTATCTTTTCCTTCCTTTAATGCTTTTAGTTGCGGTAAAAGCAAAAGTCATCAGATATACCATCTTTTTTTCTGTTTTTCTCATCATCTTTTCCTTAGCAGCCAGATTAATCCTATGGAAAGTATATATTGTTCCTCTTCTGGATACTGAAGATTTCTGGAAAGCATGGTATATGAAAATATATTATCCCACCCACACCCGTCTGGATAGTCTGGCAACGGGAGTTATAGTTGGTTATTTAATGCAGTATTCTTCTCGGTTTAAAAATGTAGTCCATAATAATGGGAACAGACTTCTTATTCTTGGAATTATGATGCTGGGAATTACATTTTGGTTCTGCAATGATCAGGTTTCGCAACATGCTTCTATATTCGGTTTTACTTTTGTAGCAGTGAGTTATGGTATTATTCTGTTGTCAGCTGTTTCAAGATCTTCTTTTCTTTTCAGGACAAAATCATATTGTACTGCTCAGCTGGCAGGGCTTTCCTATGCAGTTTACCTTTCACATAAAGGAATTATCCACATGATTCAGAATGCTCTTGAATGGTTGGGTATAGATTCATCAGGTAATACCGGTCTTTTGATTTGCCTTCTCGGGTGCATTGCCGGAGGATTATTATATAGGCTTATAATTGAAAATCCTTCCTCAAAGCTTAAATACAAAATCTTAAACAAGAAAAGCAAGACATAA
- a CDS encoding AraC family ligand binding domain-containing protein, with product MKTKHLYKPLDIFVSDMEHWNERPLIYQFFEIVQIIEGEGTRIINENKFPYRKGSIFLFTPLDCRGFESTTNTRYCSIRFSEVFLEQYKTKNEKEKVLLWLKQLEAIFTHHNRFEQVLIKEPRDCDMISSLIENMLVEYNDKPSYFDENLQHLVILVLNIIARNVNPQQIVSDTTMDEPLINKILVYLHQQIHCPKNLRIKHLAEQFNLSANYIGEYFKNLTGDSLHCYLTQYKMNIC from the coding sequence ATGAAAACGAAGCATCTATATAAACCTTTGGATATATTTGTCTCAGATATGGAACACTGGAATGAACGTCCCCTGATCTACCAGTTCTTCGAAATTGTGCAGATCATAGAAGGGGAAGGTACCAGGATTATCAATGAAAACAAGTTTCCATACCGTAAGGGGAGCATTTTTTTATTTACCCCATTAGATTGCAGAGGTTTTGAGAGTACTACAAATACACGGTATTGTTCCATCCGTTTTTCTGAAGTTTTTCTTGAACAGTACAAAACCAAAAATGAAAAAGAGAAAGTTCTGCTATGGCTGAAACAGTTGGAAGCTATTTTTACACATCACAACCGCTTTGAGCAGGTTCTGATTAAAGAGCCGAGAGATTGTGACATGATTTCTTCATTGATCGAAAATATGCTCGTAGAATACAACGATAAACCTTCCTATTTTGATGAAAATCTACAGCATCTGGTAATTCTTGTTTTAAATATTATTGCCCGGAATGTCAATCCCCAGCAAATTGTATCAGATACAACGATGGATGAACCTTTGATCAATAAAATACTGGTTTATCTGCATCAGCAAATACACTGTCCTAAAAATTTAAGGATAAAGCATCTTGCAGAACAGTTTAATCTCTCTGCCAATTATATCGGTGAATATTTTAAAAATCTTACAGGAGATAGTTTACACTGTTATCTCACCCAGTATAAAATGAATATTTGTTGA
- a CDS encoding alpha/beta fold hydrolase, giving the protein MENSQFKSQKAHQKFLKFYDEAMEKLPVPQGTFDINTAYGNVRVYRFGNRGGIPILLFPGRAASTPMWEPNLTGLLKTHDVYAMDLLGEPGLSIQTHPIKDNKQQASWVEEVIMKLKLTKVHLLGVSFGGWSVVNYAVNYPKCIASIILLDPALVFAPFSLKIILFSLITTLPFIPEKWREKSMSWISGGAEIDSQNSTSILISIGLKEFTIKTPPPKQFTAEELNSIHPPVLVIFAGKSIVHNSVKALVCAKNLSNHVEAEVWPAASHAINGEFPDQINERISQFLSGLGM; this is encoded by the coding sequence ATGGAAAACAGTCAGTTTAAATCACAGAAAGCACATCAGAAATTTCTTAAATTTTATGATGAAGCTATGGAAAAACTGCCTGTACCGCAGGGGACATTTGATATAAATACTGCTTATGGAAATGTAAGAGTGTATCGGTTTGGAAATCGGGGAGGGATTCCTATTCTGCTTTTCCCCGGGAGGGCAGCTTCAACTCCGATGTGGGAACCTAATCTTACCGGTCTGCTTAAGACTCATGATGTTTATGCTATGGACCTTCTGGGAGAGCCTGGCTTAAGTATTCAAACACATCCCATTAAAGATAATAAACAACAGGCAAGTTGGGTAGAAGAGGTAATAATGAAATTGAAGTTAACGAAAGTACACCTGCTGGGTGTTTCTTTCGGAGGATGGTCGGTAGTGAATTATGCCGTCAATTACCCCAAATGCATTGCGTCAATCATTTTGTTGGACCCAGCTTTGGTTTTTGCTCCGTTTTCTTTAAAAATTATTCTTTTTTCATTGATCACTACTCTTCCCTTTATCCCTGAAAAATGGCGTGAAAAGTCAATGAGCTGGATTTCCGGAGGAGCAGAAATTGATTCACAAAATTCTACTTCCATCCTTATTTCGATTGGATTAAAAGAATTTACCATCAAAACACCACCGCCTAAACAGTTTACCGCTGAAGAATTAAATTCCATTCATCCTCCAGTTTTGGTCATTTTTGCTGGAAAAAGCATCGTTCATAATTCTGTTAAAGCCTTAGTTTGCGCAAAAAATCTTTCAAATCATGTTGAGGCTGAGGTCTGGCCAGCGGCATCACATGCAATAAACGGAGAGTTCCCGGATCAAATAAATGAAAGGATTAGTCAATTCCTTTCAGGTCTGGGCATGTAA
- a CDS encoding LytTR family DNA-binding domain-containing protein has product MINCIIVDDEPLAAALLEKHISSTGHLKLVGKAEHAMDAYQLLQTRSVDLMFLDIQMPHLTGIDFLRSLSKKPSTIFTTAYRDFAIEGFELEAVDYLLKPITFERFFKSVERVLRSRTDSHQNFIIIKAEGMSRKVLIEEIAYFESQGNDIKTVLISNESMMSKNTMADLESVLSEKGFVRIHRSFMINSQLVTAFNAHEIMLGIHQIPVGRSYKNEFDALVIEISQRSINQ; this is encoded by the coding sequence ATGATTAATTGTATCATTGTAGATGATGAACCTCTGGCAGCCGCTCTTCTGGAAAAACATATTTCCAGCACCGGTCATTTAAAACTTGTAGGAAAGGCTGAACACGCAATGGATGCTTACCAACTCCTGCAGACAAGATCTGTAGACCTTATGTTTCTGGATATCCAGATGCCTCATTTAACGGGAATTGATTTTTTAAGATCACTGTCCAAGAAACCATCTACCATTTTCACGACGGCTTACCGGGATTTTGCTATTGAAGGTTTTGAACTGGAAGCGGTAGATTATCTTTTGAAGCCTATCACTTTTGAACGTTTTTTCAAATCTGTAGAGCGGGTTTTAAGAAGCAGAACAGATTCTCATCAGAATTTTATCATCATCAAAGCGGAAGGAATGAGCCGGAAAGTCCTGATCGAAGAAATTGCTTATTTTGAAAGTCAGGGAAACGATATCAAAACGGTCCTGATAAGCAATGAAAGTATGATGTCAAAGAATACAATGGCGGATCTCGAATCTGTTTTATCAGAAAAAGGTTTTGTAAGGATTCACCGTTCTTTTATGATCAATTCTCAGTTGGTTACTGCTTTTAATGCTCATGAAATAATGCTTGGAATTCATCAGATTCCGGTGGGAAGAAGTTATAAAAACGAGTTTGATGCTTTGGTCATAGAAATTTCACAACGCTCTATTAATCAGTAA
- a CDS encoding alpha/beta hydrolase: MKKYLLFLILFLISGLSFAQQYHSLSLQEAEKRLLPQFRSMINSPIKDITLDEVKKERKIQAEMSWPELKNKDSVDVIQSKIPGLNSKDPEIPVTIYKPKNAKDLPIFLWFHGGGFVYGTPKWDHQRCADYALKGNAVVINVDYRFAPEYPFPAALHDAYASLLWANKNAENIGGNPKLIAVGGSSAGAGISGSLAQYSRDQKGPKISLQVLEIPPGDFGMNYPSVIEFKKVPGLKSDDFPILKDFYIGKNGNSKEKYVLPGNIKDVSNLPPSVIFVAGADPLRDSGLAYADRLIKAGIFTELHVSTGYAHGMPLPENMEITLRMMKQFLK, from the coding sequence ATGAAAAAATACCTGTTGTTTTTAATACTTTTCCTGATCTCGGGTTTATCATTTGCACAGCAATACCATTCCCTTAGCCTTCAGGAAGCAGAAAAAAGGTTGCTGCCCCAGTTCAGGTCAATGATTAATAGTCCGATTAAGGATATTACACTTGACGAAGTAAAAAAAGAACGCAAAATCCAGGCAGAAATGTCCTGGCCAGAACTGAAGAATAAAGACAGTGTTGACGTGATTCAGTCTAAAATTCCAGGGTTAAATTCAAAAGATCCTGAAATCCCCGTAACAATTTACAAACCTAAAAATGCTAAAGATCTTCCCATATTTCTTTGGTTCCATGGAGGTGGTTTCGTGTATGGAACACCTAAATGGGATCATCAGAGATGTGCAGATTATGCATTGAAGGGAAATGCAGTCGTGATCAATGTAGATTACCGTTTCGCTCCGGAATATCCTTTTCCTGCTGCGCTTCATGATGCTTATGCCTCATTGTTGTGGGCAAATAAAAATGCAGAAAATATAGGTGGAAATCCAAAACTCATTGCCGTGGGTGGCTCCAGTGCTGGAGCTGGTATATCCGGAAGCCTGGCACAATATTCAAGAGATCAGAAAGGTCCTAAAATCAGTTTGCAGGTTCTGGAAATTCCTCCGGGTGATTTCGGGATGAACTATCCATCAGTTATTGAATTTAAAAAAGTCCCAGGACTTAAAAGCGATGATTTTCCAATTTTAAAGGATTTTTATATCGGGAAAAATGGGAACTCAAAAGAAAAATATGTGCTGCCCGGAAATATCAAAGATGTTTCAAACCTTCCTCCATCCGTAATTTTTGTAGCCGGAGCAGATCCTTTACGGGACAGTGGGCTGGCTTATGCAGACCGTCTGATCAAAGCAGGCATTTTTACTGAGTTACATGTTTCTACAGGCTATGCCCACGGAATGCCTCTTCCGGAAAATATGGAGATTACGCTGAGAATGATGAAGCAGTTTCTTAAATAA
- a CDS encoding alkene reductase — MSQKKLTTPFTNENISLSNRVVMAPMNRRRAVNGLPLPSMTTYYQQRAGAGLLISDNIAVSSNGGAYMNTPGIYHDEQKLAWKKIVEEVHQKGGKIFAQLVQAGRVGHPAIQNNEPLIAPSAIAVNETIRIPDNSYQNMTIPIAITTEEIPVWVNVFKQAAINAIEAGFDGVEIHAAHGFLIDQFINPFSNTRTDEYGGSIENRTRFLFEVIQEVIATVGKNKIGIRLSPFRKIYDLKSYPEELATHEYILDELQKLDILYIHFSNAISDGQPSIPISFLRNARERFKNIIMIAGGFTVKTAEEILRTGLIDLVAFGKLYISNPDLTERIKNDFPLADWDEETFYHGGDKGYIDYPSVSFSKCTDY, encoded by the coding sequence ATGTCACAGAAAAAATTAACAACTCCGTTTACAAATGAAAACATTTCCCTTTCAAACAGGGTTGTAATGGCTCCAATGAACCGCCGGAGAGCTGTAAATGGACTACCGTTACCATCCATGACCACTTATTATCAGCAAAGAGCCGGTGCCGGATTACTGATATCAGATAATATTGCTGTTTCTTCCAATGGCGGTGCTTATATGAATACTCCGGGAATATATCATGATGAACAAAAACTAGCCTGGAAAAAAATTGTGGAAGAGGTTCATCAAAAGGGCGGAAAAATATTTGCCCAGTTGGTACAGGCAGGCCGGGTAGGACATCCGGCTATTCAAAATAACGAGCCATTAATCGCTCCATCTGCCATAGCTGTCAACGAAACCATCCGTATTCCTGATAACAGCTATCAAAATATGACAATACCGATTGCTATAACCACTGAAGAAATTCCGGTTTGGGTAAATGTTTTTAAACAAGCAGCCATCAATGCAATAGAAGCAGGATTTGATGGAGTTGAAATTCATGCAGCCCATGGTTTTCTGATCGACCAGTTCATCAATCCTTTCAGTAATACCAGAACAGATGAATATGGCGGAAGCATTGAAAACAGAACCCGTTTTCTCTTTGAAGTCATACAGGAAGTAATTGCCACAGTTGGAAAGAACAAGATCGGAATAAGACTTTCCCCTTTCCGCAAAATTTATGATTTGAAATCTTATCCCGAAGAACTGGCAACCCACGAATATATTCTTGATGAATTGCAGAAGCTGGATATTCTATACATTCATTTTTCCAATGCAATAAGTGATGGGCAACCTTCAATCCCAATAAGTTTTTTGCGTAATGCAAGAGAACGTTTTAAAAATATAATTATGATTGCAGGCGGATTTACAGTAAAAACGGCTGAAGAAATTTTGCGAACAGGGCTGATTGATCTGGTTGCTTTTGGTAAACTGTACATTTCAAATCCTGATTTAACGGAACGTATAAAAAATGATTTTCCGTTGGCAGATTGGGATGAAGAAACTTTTTATCATGGTGGAGACAAAGGCTATATCGACTATCCGAGTGTCTCTTTCAGCAAGTGTACAGATTATTAA